Within Winogradskyella helgolandensis, the genomic segment TAATAATCAAATCTCACTTTACCCTTCCGGTTCTGAATTTGACTGGAAGAAAGTAAAAACTGTAGAAGACTACACAAAAGAATATGAAATTGAAATTGAGCCAAGAGATAGTTTAATAGCTCATAACATTATTAACCAATACAAAAAAATAAAATCCGGAAATAATAAAAAAGCCCTAATCATCTTAAATATTAGACACGCTTATAAAATACATACCATTACACCCAGCGATGAAATTGTACAAAACGCAGGAAAATACCTATCCGACTATTTTGGAGATAGAGCTGTAAGCATTTTATCCAATCGTCCAATTTTTTACAGAAATGGAAAAGATTGGGAATACAAACTCATTCAAAATGGAAAATGGGATGCTTCTTTCAAATATTTGAAAATCGAGGACATTGGTTTCGACTTAAACAATTCGATTTTCGGAAACGATATTTTCGATTTACAACAAACTAAAAATGAGCTGAATTACAAAAATGTATTTGATGGTTTTGTGTTTTATGAAAACATAGAAAAACACGATTTAATAGACTACTACAATGGTCTGATTTCGAAAGATTTTGAAAAAGAATTCTTTAGAAGACTTATAATTCAATTAGGATATTTTGAGAATAGTTCAATGTTAGAAAAACTTAAAGATGAAAGTTTTAGAGAAAAATTACTAACTGAATGTAACACAAAAAGAATAAGAAAGTATCGAAATTTTGAATTTTTAATTGAAAGCAGAGATAAATATTTAAATGAATAAAATACTGCGTACAATACCGTGCATAATTATTTGCTATGTTCCTCTCTACTTGCGAATACTCCTGCGGAATATTCACGGATTCGTAAATGTTTGCTAACTTAGTTGCTTAACCACGCAACTAACCATACACAACAACGTTACCATACATACCCAAACAATGCCGAGAATTGAACTTCAAACTGAAATAAAAGCCGATAGAAATATAGTATTTGACCTTTCGCGAAGTATCGATTTACATAAAATTTCGACTGAACACACGAATGAAGAGGCAATCGCTGGAAAAACAGGCGGATTAATCGGAATGAACGAAAGCGTAACGTGGAGAGCAAAACACTTTGGAATTTATCAAAATCTGACTTCCAAAATCACGGAATATGACCGACCAAAATACTTTACGGACGAAATGGTAAAAGGAGCTTTCAAAAAATTCAAACACGAACACCACTTTGCGGAATTGAATGGCGGAACTTTGATGACCGACTTTTTTGATTATCAATCACCTTTTGGAATTGTAGGTAAAATAGCTGACAAGCTGTTTCTCAAAAAATATATGACTGAATTACTAACTGAACGGAATCGAATTGTAAAGCAGTTTGCGGAATCTGAAAGGTGGAAAGAAGTAATAACTGAATAAAGTACGTATGGTAACACCGTGTATAATTAATTGCTTTGGCAAGTGCTTATTTGGAAAATTCCTTCGGAATATTCACGGGTTCGTAAATGTTTACTAACTTAGTTGCTAAACCATATACAAACACGTTTCCCAACATTTGAGAAAAACATACAAACTACATCATAAACTTCTAAAAGTTCTTTTAAAGGAAAATCTGATTTTTATAATCGGAATGATAATTATTACGCTGACTTTACAATATTTTAAAAGTTCTGGAGACTTAGCGTTTGATATCCTCTTTCTGAAAATTCTGGTCGGAATTGTATTTGTTTTTAATCTTCCAGCTATTTTACTCTTAATTAATTATTATTACCACAATAAAAAATTGACATTGTATATAGACAAAGAATCTGACGTAATACAAATAAATAAAAAAGGTATTTCAACTAAACACAAACTTTCAGACATTGAATCATCAATTTACAATGTTGGAATTTATTACAAAAACAAAATTGATAGAAATGGTAGATGGTCAGCTATGCATTCTGACTTTGGATATTGGGATTTAAAGTTTGAGAATGGAGACAGATATTACATTTCGAATTTATTAATTGACTTTTTACACGAACATGCCTTTATAAAAAAAACAAAATATAGATTTAGATTTTTTCCTTTTATTGATAAATCTGAATCAAAAATAGGGATTACGTTAAAACAAAAACGAACTAAAGAAAAAACACTAACAGAAAAATTTATCGGGCAATTTAAATCAAAAAACGAAAAGCAATTACTCGAAATCATTAACAATAAAAATAGCTATCAGAAAGAGGCCGTTAAGGCTGCTACAATAATTCTAAAAAACAAAAACGTTGGGTAACAAAGTAATGTGGTAAAAAAAAATAAAGCAAATTTGTAAGCTCCAAAGCCTTATAAATATTTCAAAACCGCAATACCCACAAGGTCTTTAGCATTTAAAACATGCAAAGCCACAGCAAACGATTATGAAAATGTGTAAACCTGTAGCTCATATAAAAGGAGCCAAAGCAGATCTAAACACTTTATTCACTGCTGCACAATGTTCAAATTCATGGACATTTTAACGCACGCGTTGCATACTAGCCATAACCTTTACCGCTATTCTAATAAATCCACCACCCGCTTTTCATGCAATCGGTTTTCCATTCAAATAATAAAAATTAATACCATCTAGCGTCCCTAATAAAGGGATAATTCCGGTCTGTTG encodes:
- a CDS encoding SRPBCC family protein — encoded protein: MPRIELQTEIKADRNIVFDLSRSIDLHKISTEHTNEEAIAGKTGGLIGMNESVTWRAKHFGIYQNLTSKITEYDRPKYFTDEMVKGAFKKFKHEHHFAELNGGTLMTDFFDYQSPFGIVGKIADKLFLKKYMTELLTERNRIVKQFAESERWKEVITE